One region of Eupeodes corollae chromosome 1, idEupCoro1.1, whole genome shotgun sequence genomic DNA includes:
- the LOC129941274 gene encoding aggrecan core protein-like isoform X1, giving the protein MNYFVLAAAVVAIALAGHSEAQLLFGNRGNSRQNNQGGGLFGLGSGSGSGQNNIISNAANGILNVATAPLQILGNLGSGLFGNGNSGNGNSGNGNSNGGSQSISWQGNGNRPTQTTVTTITTIIRYINIGNMPGIRQVHKLDGSIIWMITMVSSKGTPGAKPVRKPDGSIWYLLTTTSTRKPQGNLPILETVKEVRKPNGEIQYILYKQPRPIGNRPGVQPIIKPDGSIWYLITRIARPGQSGAKKVQKPDGSIWWLISITSSQKPTDLPEEEPVVETTGPNGQIEYIPYGQIPSGPNPNGQTPILVGQRPEVQPIITPSGSIEYLMTNIGQPGQPGAKPVKKPDGTTWWLITIRSPYKPTGNLPVADPVREVTGPNGEPQYIPAGEIPSGQNPNGQVPNGQNPNGQEPIPVGQRPEVQPIITPSGTIEYLMTNIAQPGQPGAKPVRKPDGTTWWLITIRSPYKPTGNLPVADPVREVTGPNGEPQYIPAGEIPSGQNPNGQVPNGQNPNGQVPNGQEPRPVGQKPEVQPIITPSGAIEYLMTNIAQPGQPGAKPVRKPDGTTWWLITIRSPYKPTGNLPVADPVREVTGPNGEPQYIPTGEIPSGQNPNGQVPNGQNPNGQVPNGQNPNGQAPRPVGQKPEVQPIITPSGTVEYLMTNIAEPGQPGAKPVKKPDGTTWWLITIRTPYKPTGNLPVADPVREVTGPNGEPQYIPTGEIPSGQNPNGQVPNGQNPNGQVPNGQNPNGQQPSEQYPFGQQPNGQQPNGQQPNGQYPSGQQPNGQYPSGQQPNGQNPTGQQPNGQQPNGQQPNGQYPSGQQPNGQYPSGQQPNGQNPSGQQPNGQYPSGLTPNGQNPSGQQPNGQNPSGQQPNGQQPNGQQPNGQYPSGQQPNGQNPSGQQPNGQYPSGQQPNGQYPSGQQPNGQNPSGQQPTGQYPSGQQPNGQNPSGQQPNGQYPSGQQPNGQYPSGQQPNGQQPTGQYPSGQQPNGQNPSGQQPNGQYPSGQQPNGQYPSGQQPNGQNPSGQQPNGQQPTGQYPSGLQPNGQNPSGTQPNGQYPSGQQPNGQYPSGQQPNGQQPTGQYPSGQQPNGQNPSGQQPNGQYPSGQQPNGQNPSGQQPNGQYPSGQQPNGQYPSGQQPNGQQPTGQYPSGQQPNGQQPTGQYPSGQQPNGQNPSGQQPNGQNPSGQQPNGQQPTGQYPSGLQPNGQNPSGQQPNGQNPSGQQPNGQYPSGQQPNGQNPSGQQPNGQYPSGQQPNGQQPTGQYPSGQQPNGQNPSGQQPNGQNPSGQQPNGQYPSGQQPNGQNPSGQQPNGQNPSGQQPNGQNPSGQQPNGQYPSGQQPNGQQPTGQYPSGQQPNGQNPSGQQPNGQYPSGLTPNGQNPSGQQPNGQNPSGQQPEGQNPSGQQPNGQNPSGQQPNGQYPSGQQPNGQQPTGQYPSGQQPNGQNPSGQQPNGQYPSGLTPNGQNPSGQQPNGQNPSGQQPNGQNPSGQQPNGQYPSGQQPNGQNPSGQQPNGQYPSGLTPNGQNPSGQQPNGQNPSGQQPNGQNPSGQQPNGQYPFGQQPNGEQPNGQNPNGQVPNGQNPNGQVPNGQEPRPVGQKPEVQPIITPSGAIEYLMTNIAEPGQPGAKPVKKPDGTTWWLITIRSPLKPTGNLPVAEPVREVLGPNGEPQYIPAGQVPTGQNPNGQQPNGQQPNGQQPNGQQPNGQQPNGQQPNGQQPNGQQPNGQQPTGQQPNGQTPIAVGQKPEVRPVIKPDGTIEYIMTNIGQPGQPGAKPVKKPDGTTWWLITVRSPYKPTGTLPVAEPVREVQGPNGEPQYIPAGQVPTGQNPNGQQPNGQQPNGQSPNGQTPIVVGQKPEVQPVIKPDGTMEYIMTNIGQPGQPGAKPVKKPDGTTWWLITVRSPYKPTGTLPVAEPVREVQGPNGEPQYIPAGQVPTGQNPNGQQPNGQQPNGQQPNGHSPNGQTPIVVGQKPEVQPVIKPDGTMEYIMTNIGQPGQPGAKPVKKPDGTTWWLITVRSPYKPTGTLPVAEPVREVQGPNGEPQYIPAGQVPTGQNPNGQQPNGQSPNGQTPIAVGQKPEVQPVIMPDGTMEYIMTNIGQPGQPGAKPVKKPDGTTWWLITVRSPYKPTGTLPVAEPVREVQGPNGEPQYIPAGQVPTGQNPNGQQPNGQSPNGQTPIAVGQKPEVQPVIMPDGTMEYIMTNIGQPGQPGAKPVKKPDGTTWWLITVRSPYKPTGTLPVAEPVREVQGPNGEPQYIPAGQVPTGQNPNGQQPNGQSPNGQTPIAVGQKPEVQPVIMPDGTIEYIMTNIAKPGQPGAKPVKKPDGTTWWLITVRSSQKPTGNLPVADPVKEVKGPNGQIIYIPIRVIITEHHEEEPSSEYQDDESSQGGSIHYTFTHGGPGGNNPGSMQPGSTQPGSHQVMVISGSSQINSGSFPGNFPIPQEVAQLLASGDLPGALSKLQALGLDLNQDIGNGMTLGSMLSGAMGSGGDGNGSVIQIQGGMTVGGRSAQPGGVNGGIGSSSNGSNLSLGGNGSSGLNGSGSSSSGLPSGFNGGQMIPISQPGFSSNNMVLQG; this is encoded by the exons atgaaTTATTTCGTATTGGCTGCAGCTGTTGTGGCAATAGCTCTTGCGGGGCACTCGGAGGCACAATTATTATTC GGCAACCGAGGAAACTCTAGACAAAATAACCAAGGAGGCGGGTTATTTGGATTAGGATCAGGTTCAGGCTCAGGCCAAAACAACATTATTTCTAATGCTGCTAATGGAATCCTTAACGTAGCTACTGCCCCACTTCAAATATTGGGCAATTTAGGATCTGGACTCTTTGGAAATGGAAACTCTGGAAACGGAAACTCTGGCAACGGAAATTCCAATGGGGGATCACAATCCATTTCCTGGCAAGGGAACGGAAATCGTCCAACCCAAACAACTGTGACAACTATCACAACAATAATAAGATATATAAATATTGGAAATATGCCTGGAATCCGACAAGTCCATAAATTAGATGGTTCTATTATTTGGATGATAACGATGGTGTCTTCAAAGGGAACACCTGGAGCAAAACCTGTGCGTAAACCAGATGGATCTATTTGGTACCTGCTAACAACGACATCTACACGAAAACCCCAAGGCAATTTACCTATTTTAGAAACTGTAAAGGAAGTAAGGAAACCAAATGGCGAAATCCAATATATACTGTATAAACAACCAAGGCCCATTGGAAATAGGCCTGGAGTTCAGCCAATTATCAAGCCCGATGGATCTATTTGGTACTTGATTACAAGAATCGCTCGCCCTGGACAATCTGGAGCAAAGAAAGTACAAAAGCCTGACGGATCAATCTGGTGGCTGATTTCCATAACATCTTCCCAAAAACCAACAGATTTACCTGAGGAAGAACCTGTAGTTGAAACAACAGGACCAAATGGTCAAATTGAGTATATACCATATGGACAGATTCCATCTGGACCAAATCCCAATGGACAAACACCTATCCTTGTTGGTCAAAGGCCTGAAGTTCAACCAATTATTACACCAAGTGGTTCAATAGAGTACTTAATGACAAATATAGGTCAACCCGGACAACCAGGAGCAAAACCAGTAAAGAAACCCGATGGAACTACATGGTGGCTTATAACAATAAGGTCCCCTTACAAGCCTACAGGAAATCTGCCTGTAGCCGATCCCGTTAGGGAAGTAACAGGACCCAACGGAGAACCCCAATATATTCCTGCTGGAGAAATACCATCTGGACAAAATCCCAATGGACAAGTACCCAATGGACAAAATCCCAATGGACAAGAACCTATACCTGTTGGTCAAAGACCTGAAGTTCAACCAATTATTACGCCAAGTGGGACAATAGAGTATTTGATGACAAATATCGCTCAACCAGGACAACCTGGAGCAAAGCCAGTAAGGAAGCCTGATGGAACTACTTGGTGGCTTATAACAATAAGGTCCCCTTACAAGCCTACAGGAAATCTGCCTGTAGCCGATCCCGTTAGGGAAGTTACAGGACCAAACGGAGAACCCCAATATATTCCTGCTGGAGAAATACCATCTGGACAAAACCCCAACGGACAAGTACCTAACGGACAAAATCCCAACGGACAAGTACCTAATGGACAAGAACCTAGACCCGTTGGTCAAAAGCCTGAAGTTCAACCAATTATTACTCCAAGTGGGGCAATAGAGTATTTGATGACAAATATAGCTCAACCAGGACAACCTGGAGCAAAGCCAGTAAGGAAGCCTGATGGAACTACTTGGTGGCTTATAACAATAAGGTCCCCTTACAAGCCTACAGGAAATCTGCCTGTAGCCGATCCCGTTAGGGAAGTAACAGGACCAAACGGAGAACCCCAATATATTCCTACTGGAGAAATACCATCAGGACAAAACCCCAACGGACAAGTACCTAACGGACAAAATCCCAACGGACAAGTACCTAATGGACAAAATCCCAATGGACAAGCACCTAGACCCGTTGGTCAAAAGCCTGAAGTTCAACCAATTATTACACCAAGTGGTACAGTAGAGTATTTGATGACCAATATAGCTGAACCAGGACAACCAGGAGCAAAACCAGTTAAGAAACCTGATGGAACTACTTGGTGGCTTATAACAATAAGGACCCCTTACAAGCCTACAGGAAATCTGCCTGTAGCCGATCCCGTTAGGGAAGTAACAGGACCAAACGGAGAACCCCAATATATTCCTACTGGAGAAATACCATCAGGACAAAATCCCAACGGACAAGTACCTAACGGACAAAATCCCAACGGACAAGTACCCAATGGACAAAATCCCAATGGACAACAACCAAGTGAACAATATCCATTTGGACAGCAACCTAATGGACAACAACCTAATGGACAACAACCCAATGGACAGTACCCATCTGGACAACAACCCAATGGACAGTATCCATCTGGACAACAACCTAACGGACAGAATCCAACTGGACAACAACCCAATGGACAACAACCTAATGGACAACAACCCAATGGTCAGTATCCATCTGGACAACAACCCAATGGACAGTATCCATCTGGACAACAACCTAACGGACAGAATCCATCTGGACAACAACCCAATGGACAGTATCCATCTGGACTAACACCTAACGGACAGAATCCATCTGGACAACAACCCAATGGACAGAATCCATCTGGACAACAACCCAATGGACAACAACCTAATGGACAACAACCCAATGGACAGTATCCATCTGGACAACAACCTAACGGACAGAATCCATCTGGACAACAACCCAATGGACAGTATCCATCTGGACAACAACCCAATGGACAGTATCCATCTGGACAACAACCCAATGGACAGAATCCATCTGGACAACAACCTACTGGACAGTATCCATCTGGACAACAACCTAACGGACAGAATCCATCTGGACAACAACCCAATGGACAGTATCCATCTGGACAACAACCAAATGGACAGTATCCATCTGGACAACAACCTAACGGCCAACAACCTACTGGACAATATCCATCTGGACAACAACCTAACGGACAGAATCCATCTGGCCAACAACCCAATGGACAGTATCCATCTGGACAACAACCTAATGGACAGTATCCATCTGGACAACAACCCAATGGACAGAATCCATCTGGACAACAACCTAACGGCCAACAACCTACTGGACAGTATCCATCTGGACTACAACCTAACGGACAGAATCCATCTGGAACACAACCCAATGGACAGTATCCATCTGGACAACAACCAAATGGACAGTATCCATCTGGACAACAACCTAACGGCCAACAACCTACTGGACAATATCCATCTGGACAACAACCTAACGGACAGAATCCATCTGGACAACAACCCAATGGACAGTATCCATCTGGACAACAACCTAACGGACAGAATCCATCTGGACAACAACCCAATGGACAGTATCCATCTGGACAACAACCAAATGGACAGTATCCATCTGGACAACAACCTAACGGCCAACAACCTACTGGACAGTATCCATCTGGACAACAACCTAACGGCCAACAACCTACTGGACAATATCCATCCGGACAACAACCCAATGGACAGAACCCATCTGGACAACAACCTAACGGACAGAATCCATCTGGACAACAACCTAACGGCCAACAACCTACTGGACAATATCCATCTGGACTACAACCTAACGGACAGAATCCATCTGGACAACAACCCAATGGACAGAATCCATCTGGACAACAACCCAATGGACAGTATCCATCTGGACAACAACCTAACGGACAGAATCCATCTGGACAACAACCCAATGGACAGTATCCATCTGGACAGCAACCTAACGGGCAACAACCTACTGGTCAGTATCCATCTGGACAACAACCTAACGGACAGAATCCATCTGGACAACAACCTAACGGACAGAATCCATCTGGACAGCAACCCAATGGACAGTATCCATCTGGACAACAACCTAACGGACAGAACCCATCTGGACAACAACCTAACGGACAGAATCCATCTGGACAACAACCCAATGGACAGAACCCATCTGGACAACAACCCAATGGACAGTATCCATCTGGACAACAACCTAACGGCCAACAACCAACTGGACAGTATCCATCTGGACAACAACCTAACGGACAGAATCCATCTGGACAACAACCCAATGGACAGTATCCATCTGGACTAACACCTAACGGACAGAATCCATCTGGACAACAACCCAATGGACAGAACCCATCTGGACAACAACCTGAAGGTCAGAATCCATCTGGACAACAACCTAACGGACAGAATCCATCTGGACAACAACCCAATGGACAGTATCCATCTGGACAACAACCTAACGGCCAACAACCAACTGGACAGTATCCATCTGGACAACAACCTAACGGACAGAATCCATCTGGACAACAACCCAATGGACAGTATCCATCTGGACTAACACCTAACGGACAGAATCCATCTGGACAACAACCCAATGGACAGAACCCATCTGGACAACAACCTAACGGACAGAATCCATCTGGACAACAACCCAATGGACAGTATCCATCTGGACAACAACCTAACGGACAGAATCCATCTGGACAACAACCCAATGGACAGTATCCATCTGGACTAACACCTAACGGACAGAATCCATCTGGACAACAACCCAATGGACAGAACCCATCTGGACAACAACCTAACGGACAGAATCCATCTGGACAACAACCCAATGGACAGTATCCATTTGGACAACAACCCAACGGTGAACAGCCTAATGGACAAAACCCCAACGGACAAGTACCTAACGGACAAAATCCCAACGGACAAGTACCTAATGGACAAGAACCTAGACCCGTTGGTCAAAAGCCTGAAGTTCAACCAATTATTACTCCAAGTGGGGCAATAGAGTATTTGATGACAAATATAGCTGAGCCAGGACAACCAGGAGCAAAACCAGTAAAGAAACCTGATGGAACTACATGGTGGCTTATAACAATAAGGTCTCCTCTCAAGCCTACTGGAAATTTGCCTGTTGCTGAACCTGTTAGGGAAGTACTAGGACCAAACGGAGAACCACAATATATTCCTGCCGGACAAGTGCCAACTGGCCAAAATCCTAATGGACAGCAACCTAATGGACAACAACCTAATGGACAACAACCTAATGGACAACAACCTAATGGACAACAACCTAATGGACAACAACCTAATGGACAACAACCTAATGGACAACAACCTAATGGACAACAACCAACTGGACAACAACCTAATGGACAAACACCTATTGCCGTTGGACAAAAGCCCGAAGTTCGACCAGTTATTAAGCCTGATGGTACAATAGAGTACATTATGACAAATATTGGTCAGCCCGGACAACCAGGAGCTAAACCAGTAAAGAAACCCGATGGAACCACTTGGTGGCTTATAACAGTAAGGTCCCCTTACAAGCCTACAGGAACTCTGCCTGTAGCCGAACCCGTTAGGGAAGTTCAAGGACCAAACGGTGAACCCCAATATATTCCTGCCGGACAAGTGCCAACTGGACAAAATCCTAATGGACAGCAACCTAATGGACAACAACCTAATGGACAAAGCCCCAATGGACAAACACCTATTGTCGTTGGACAAAAGCCCGAAGTTCAACCAGTTATAAAGCCTGATGGTACAATGGAGTACATTATGACAAATATTGGTCAGCCCGGACAACCAGGAGCTAAACCAGTAAAGAAACCCGATGGAACTACTTGGTGGCTTATAACAGTAAGGTCCCCTTACAAGCCTACAGGAACTCTGCCTGTAGCCGAACCCGTTAGGGAAGTTCAAGGACCAAACGGTGAACCCCAATATATTCCTGCCGGACAAGTGCCAACTGGACAAAATCCTAATGGACAGCAACCTAATGGACAACAACCTAATGGACAACAACCTAATGGACATAGCCCCAATGGACAAACACCTATTGTCGTTGGACAAAAGCCCGAAGTTCAACCAGTTATAAAGCCTGATGGTACAATGGAGTACATTATGACAAATATTGGTCAGCCCGGACAACCAGGAGCTAAACCAGTAAAGAAACCCGATGGAACTACTTGGTGGCTTATAACAGTAAGGTCCCCTTACAAGCCTACTGGAACTCTGCCTGTAGCCGAACCCGTTAGGGAAGTTCAAGGACCAAACGGTGAACCCCAATATATTCCTGCTGGACAAGTGCCAACTGGCCAAAATCCTAACGGACAACAACCTAATGGACAAAGCCCCAATGGACAAACACCTATTGCCGTTGGACAAAAGCCCGAAGTTCAACCAGTAATTATGCCTGATGGTACAATGGAGTACATTATGACAAATATTGGTCAGCCCGGACAACCAGGAGCTAAACCAGTAAAGAAACCCGATGGAACTACTTGGTGGCTTATAACAGTAAGGTCCCCTTACAAGCCTACTGGAACTCTGCCTGTAGCCGAACCCGTTAGGGAAGTTCAAGGACCAAACGGTGAACCCCAATATATTCCTGCTGGACAAGTGCCAACTGGCCAAAATCCTAACGGACAACAACCTAATGGACAAAGCCCCAATGGACAAACACCTATTGCCGTTGGACAAAAGCCCGAAGTTCAACCAGTAATTATGCCTGATGGTACAATGGAGTACATTATGACAAATATTGGTCAGCCCGGACAACCAGGAGCTAAACCAGTAAAGAAACCCGATGGAACTACTTGGTGGCTTATAACAGTAAGGTCCCCTTACAAGCCTACTGGAACTCTGCCTGTAGCCGAACCCGTTAGGGAAGTTCAAGGACCAAACGGTGAACCCCAATATATTCCTGCTGGACAAGTGCCAACTGGCCAAAATCCTAACGGACAACAACCTAATGGACAAAGCCCCAATGGACAAACACCTATTGCCGTTGGACAAAAGCCCGAAGTTCAACCAGTTATTATGCCTGATGGTACAATAGAGTACATTATGACAAATATAGCTAAACCAGGACAACCAGGAGCTAAACCAGTAAAGAAACCCGATGGAACTACTTGGTGGCTTATAACTGTAAGGTCTTCCCAAAAACCTACAGGAAATTTGCCAGTAGCTGATCCCGTGAAGGAAGTTAAGGGACCAAATggacaaattatttatattccAATTAGAGTTATCATAACGGAACACCATGAAGAAGAACCTAGTTCAGAATACCAAGATGATGAATCAAGCCAAGGAGGTTCTATTCATTACACTTTCACACATGGAGGACCAGGAGGTAATAACCCTGGCTCAATGCAACCAGGATCAACGCAACCAGGATCACATCAAGTCATGGTTATTTCCGGATCTAGTCAAATAAACTCTGGATCATTCCCTGGTAACTTCCCAATCCCCCAAGAAGTTGCTCAACTTCTTGCTTCCGGTGATCTCCCAGGAGCACTTTCTAAATTACAAGCTTTGGGTTTGGACTTAAATCAGGACATTGGTAACGGTATGACTTTG GGATCAATGCTAAGCGGTGCTATGGGATCAGGTGGTGATGGAAATGGCAGTGTAATCCAAATACAAGGTGGTATGACAGTTGGCGGTAGAAGTGCG CAGCCAGGCGGAGTTAATGGTGGAATTGGTTCATCTAGTAATGGCTCAAACCTCAGTCTTGGTGGAAATGGAAGTTCC ggTTTAAATGGTAGTGGATCATCTAGCAGTGGCTTGCCTTCTGGTTTCAATGGTGGACAAATGATTCCTATTTCTCAACCCGGCTTCTCAAGCAACAACATG GTCTTACAAGGATAA